In the Clostridium cellulovorans 743B genome, AACTAAATGAGGGTTAGTTTCCTTCACAGTCCTAGGTATTTTTTCAAAGTCTATAGTTTTTATAACATGATAACCACTGCGAGTTAATAGATTCCCTATTTCATTCTGAAGTTGCTCATTATCTTCTACAATCATAATACTAAACATAATTATCCTTAGCGAGAGAACTTAAATAAACCACCAAACTCTCACTAAAACTCACCTCTTTTCATAAATTCTTCTATGTTAAAAAGCTATTCTAGTATAATGCTTTCATTAACTCTAGTTCCAACTGATTTACCTAAACAATTGCTAAAATCAATCACCATTGTCAAATCCTTTAATTAATATTTTTCATATTTCCAAATATAGCTCGCATTATAAATGATAAAGTATTTTCATTTATAAAACTAGCCCTAACAGAATTTTATGCTATTCCATTCCTTTAATGTATAAATTTTCGAATATCATTATACTCTTATGTTATAATTAATTTATTAAATTGATTTAAAATTTTGAAATAATGATTTAATTATATATCCTATCTTTACTGGCGAAAAAAGGAGAATTTCTATGGTACATTTAGTATATTGTGATGACAAAGAAAAGGTATTAGAAAAAATATTAGATACTTCTAAAACAATGATTATTAGAGCTGCTACTGGAAGAAAGATTCCTCATAGTAGAGTATTCGTTGGTGAGAAACTTTACTTCATGAAAAAAGGTACTGCAAAAATCTCAGCAACTGCCACTGTGAAATCAGTTGAAAATTTTGTTAAGTTATCAGAAGATGAAATAGTAAAGGTACTTGCCGATAACCAAGAAAAACTAAACTTATCTAAAAAACAACAAGAACGTTGGCATAAGAAATGTATGTGCTTGGTAGAATTTGAGAACGTCACCGAAATAGAACCTCTTGACTTCGACCGTCAAGGCAACATGGATGATTGGCTTATTATCGAAAGGATAGAAGATGTGGTTATTGGTACAAGCATCCCATATAATTATGACAAATCAAAATTTTAGCTTATAACTAGTTTAAAGAAATACTATAGAATATGATGAACAGTTATGTTATCTGGCCTTCTAAAAAAGAGGTCTTAGACTTACAGCCATTCCTCTTTTTTCTATATCAACATACTTATAAATAATCTTAAACTTATACATATTACAAAGGCAAGATGTTGCTCACTACCTTTTTAAAATGAGTATTTGATTAGGATAATCAAACTCTTCTACTAAAGCATCTTCAACAAAGCCAAATTTATTGTATAACCTCCTTGGGGCTATTCCTTTTGTGTCCCCCTCTCTAAAGGTTGTAACTGAAATATCCACATCCGTTGGAAATAATTCAAGCATTTTTCTAACCAATGCAGATGCTATTCCTTCTCTGCGATGATTAGGATGTACAGCCATCCAAGAAAGACATCTCAAATTATAAGAAAATATCAACGCTCCAATAATCCCATCTTCAGACTTTATGCAAAGTGCAGTCTTCCTATTTATGTTTTTTATAACAGTTTGCTTATAACTATTTAGCTGTTCTGTGGTTTCTAAACCTGGAAATTCATCTTTAACAATTCCAATCATGTTCATCCAAGGATTTATATCTTGTAACTCTGCAAAATAAACAACAAATTTGTTTCCCATTTTATTCACCTCCTTAATCTTCTATATACACAAATATTCTGTATGTGCCAATGACATTCTTTTACCACATATGTAACTAAATTTTCTTTTTTCTATATTCTTATGGTGAATATCCCACACGCTTTCGAAACATTCTACCAAAGTGAGTTATATCATTAAATCCCACCCTATATGCTATCTCTGAGATAGGCAAATCAGTATCTCTTAATATTATAGCGGCCATCTTTACTCTTAATCTAATTAAATACTCCATGGTAGACATACCAGTAGCCTTGGTGAATTCATCTGTCAATGTTGTCCTGTTAACATGAAACTTTTCTGTTAATTCCTCAATAGAAATTTTTCTTTCATAATGGGTATGTAAATATAAAATAATCTCATTGATTTGATTATTCTCACATGAAAGTTTTTTTACTTCATGTTCAGTTAAATCTTCCGTACCTGTATATATGTATTGAAGAAAAAATAGAATCTCTAAAAGAAAAGACCTACTGCGACATCTCCAAAAATCATTATTTAATGATTTTAATTCTTCCTGTAAAGAGTCAATCACTTTTGCTATTTGTCTAGCAGTTGCAGGACCTATTTCAATCTGTCGAATACTACTCTCTTCTTCATGAATAAATGGTAACAAAGAACAATAATCTCGGTATTCTGATTCAGAAATCTCTTCTTCTAAGCTTTTCATCCTCTCCAAGGTTAAAACATTATTGACTACAGTAGGACTAAAATAAACTGCCCTTCCACTTAAGTTATTGCACTGGTCTAACTTAATTCTATCATTGGCATTGACGCAAAAAATTGTCGGAGCTGAAACTACAATAGTATTTTCATTAACCCTTATAATGCCTGCCCCTTTTTCAACAAGAATTAATCTAAACATCATATGGTTTTCTGAAGAAAATGGTTCCTTAATTTCAATATATATTGGTAACTTTGTTTCTCTATTAACATCTACAGTGAATAATTCCATAATTAAAAACTCCAATCATGTAGAATTTACTTATTATATTCTACATGATTGGAAACCAACCTTTATTTTGATAAGTATTTTACTTATCAAAATTTAAAATAACTATTCTTTTCTCTTTTGATTTTGCTATTTCTGATTTATTAAAAGTGAATATATCTTCCTTAACTACTTTCCAGCCATCTATATTTTCTATAAAGCTATCGACTATTGATAATTCTCCAAAATCCGGACTAAGTACTTCTGTTTTATAATGCATTGGTATAACAACTTTAGGATTTAATTGATTAACAACCTTAGCAGCAGTCTCTCCATCTATTGTGTATAATCCTCCTACTGGAATCATTAATATATCTACTTTTTCAATGCTTTCAACTTGCTCCTTTGTTAATTCATGTCCTAAATCACCTAAGTGACATACATTTACTCCATCAATTTTATATGTATATACTGTATTTTCACCTCTTTGTGATCCACCTTCTGTATCATGATATGTTTTTGTTCCTTTAATTTTTATACCCTCGACTTTAAATTTACCTCTTTCTCTTATAGCTGTAAAATTGCTTTTAACAGCTTCTAAATAATTATGATCAAAATGATCATGACTAACTGAAACTATTTGAGCATATAGATCTTGAACCTTATAGCCAATACCGTCACCAAAAGGATCTGTTACGATTTTAATTCCTTTCTCACTAGTAATGGTAAAACAAGAATGACCATTCCATTTAATAGAAGCACCCTTTCTTTCTGAACTATTGCTAAGATCTCCTGCAAATACTACTGCGCTCATCATACAAAAGGTTAATATAAAGCTTAGAACCCATACATACTTTTCTTTATGATTTATTTTCATCTTAATCCCTCCATTTATTTATTATTTTGTAGCTACTTTATATTTTAATTCTACTAATTACTAACCTTTCAAAACATAGAGAATCTGCAATGATTATCTGCATATTATCAATTTATCGAGTCATCTTGTACCTCTAATGGCATTCTTTCATCTTGTTTTTCACTTTAACAAGCTAACTATAACAATTTATTTTTCTACTAAATTAAAAGCCCTTACACAAATTATTTAGGTAAGAGTTTTATTGTTATAATCGTATTGCTAATATCTAAAATACTTTCAACCATATTTAAAAGGAAACTCCTACTCTCTCCGTTCCTAGGAGTAAGTTCGCCTAACCAAATCAAAGATTTGGAGGCTTACTTATGGTACGGTTCACCGTAACATCAGCAAGTGCGAAAGGTTTATATTATTTCAATAATGATCTAAACGTCATACCTGTCATTAATCCCTATTTGAATAATATTGAAATTATGGTATAATGTAATTGATTCAGTAAAAAAGACAATGATAGAGACAGTAAACCTTTTTGAAAAATCACAGCGAGCTAGGAATAGTGGAAGCCTGGTATTGATTAGATTATGTTGAATATCCCTCTGGAGTTTCAGGCCGAATTTTATGTAGGTACTGACGGTTTTCTACCGTTAATAGGAACACATATGTTGGTATGTAGTATTGGGTGGTATAACGAAATTTAAGCTTTCGTCCTGTTATAGGGACGAGAGCTTTTCTTTTTTTGTACCACAAAAATCAAAAGTTGACTACAGGAGGTGGTAACTATGGTTGATGGTGACATTAGCGATATTTGTAATAAAGACACTGCAAGATTTTATTATACGAGGAGAGATGAATATGAAGTATAACGCGGAAATTCCAAGAGCCCGCTATGACAAATTTGGAAATAGAGAGTGGGAACGACTAGAAAAGGATAGATTAGGAGAACTATTATATCATGTACATCTTGATATATTAAAACGCTATATCTCCAGTTCGGATCAAGTTATTGAACTAGGTGCAGGTGCAGGTGCAGGAAGATTCACGAAAGATATTGTGAATATGTCCAAGTCCTTAGTTACGTCTGATTTATCCCCTGTTCAGATTGAAATTAATAAAAGAAAAATGGAAGAACTGGGATTAGTTGATAAAGTTCAGGACTTCAAAATTTTGGACATATCCAATTTGGAAGGCATCCCAGATAATACTTATGATGTTGCTGTTTGTATTGGCGGACCTATTAACTATTTGTTCGATAAGGAAGAGAGTGCTATAAATGAAATGCTGAGAGTACTTAAATCCCAAGGCAAGTTGATTCTTGGATCCCTGTCATTAGTAGGTGCATTGACGTACTATCTTGATGGGGTAATATATGAAAAAGGTATGTTCGGAATTGATGCCACTGAATGGATATTTACCACTGGGATACAAGATGAAGAGCATTACCCCGTAGAAAATAAGCATT is a window encoding:
- a CDS encoding GNAT family N-acetyltransferase, whose amino-acid sequence is MGNKFVVYFAELQDINPWMNMIGIVKDEFPGLETTEQLNSYKQTVIKNINRKTALCIKSEDGIIGALIFSYNLRCLSWMAVHPNHRREGIASALVRKMLELFPTDVDISVTTFREGDTKGIAPRRLYNKFGFVEDALVEEFDYPNQILILKR
- a CDS encoding AraC family transcriptional regulator, whose product is MELFTVDVNRETKLPIYIEIKEPFSSENHMMFRLILVEKGAGIIRVNENTIVVSAPTIFCVNANDRIKLDQCNNLSGRAVYFSPTVVNNVLTLERMKSLEEEISESEYRDYCSLLPFIHEEESSIRQIEIGPATARQIAKVIDSLQEELKSLNNDFWRCRSRSFLLEILFFLQYIYTGTEDLTEHEVKKLSCENNQINEIILYLHTHYERKISIEELTEKFHVNRTTLTDEFTKATGMSTMEYLIRLRVKMAAIILRDTDLPISEIAYRVGFNDITHFGRMFRKRVGYSP
- a CDS encoding MBL fold metallo-hydrolase, producing the protein MKINHKEKYVWVLSFILTFCMMSAVVFAGDLSNSSERKGASIKWNGHSCFTITSEKGIKIVTDPFGDGIGYKVQDLYAQIVSVSHDHFDHNYLEAVKSNFTAIRERGKFKVEGIKIKGTKTYHDTEGGSQRGENTVYTYKIDGVNVCHLGDLGHELTKEQVESIEKVDILMIPVGGLYTIDGETAAKVVNQLNPKVVIPMHYKTEVLSPDFGELSIVDSFIENIDGWKVVKEDIFTFNKSEIAKSKEKRIVILNFDK
- a CDS encoding class I SAM-dependent methyltransferase, producing MKYNAEIPRARYDKFGNREWERLEKDRLGELLYHVHLDILKRYISSSDQVIELGAGAGAGRFTKDIVNMSKSLVTSDLSPVQIEINKRKMEELGLVDKVQDFKILDISNLEGIPDNTYDVAVCIGGPINYLFDKEESAINEMLRVLKSQGKLILGSLSLVGALTYYLDGVIYEKGMFGIDATEWIFTTGIQDEEHYPVENKHYVHMMTSKDLDALFQGKPVKILEKSSAGLFMHSQEETLTRAKQDSEFWELLIRKEIEFTKLPGTLDCGMNIIYVVEKL